From a region of the Lactuca sativa cultivar Salinas chromosome 4, Lsat_Salinas_v11, whole genome shotgun sequence genome:
- the LOC111886808 gene encoding ADP,ATP carrier protein 1, mitochondrial: protein MIDQAHHPSVSQKLAAGSLLGSSMSQFHACENGLQQPHMFRRHFHNQTYTNAAFQHPMHPRTQFPVVPKSSSICVQAPAEKGFTGFAIDFLMGGVSAAVSKTAAAPIERVKLLIQNQDEMIKAGRLSEPYKGIGDCFGRTIKDEGFASLWRGNTANVIRYFPTQALNFAFKDYFKRLFNFRKDRDGYWKWFAGNLASGGAAGASSLFFVYSLDYARTRLANDSKAAKKGGGRQFNGLVDVYKKTLATDGIGGLYRGFTISCVGIIVYRGLYFGLYDSLKPVILTGKLQDSFFASFALGWVITNGAGLASYPIDTVRRRMMMTSGEAVKYKGSMDALTQIMKNEGAKSLFKGAGANILRAIAGAGVLSGYDKLQLLVLGKKYGSGGA from the exons ATGATTGATCAAGCACATCACCCAAGTGTTTCCCAGAAGCTAGCAGCTGGGAGTCTTCTAGGATCAAGCATGTCACAGTTCCATGCTTGCGAGAATGGTTTACAGCAACCACACATGTTTCGTAGGCATTTCCATAACCAAACCTACACAAACGCCGCCTTTCAGCACCCCATGCACCCGCGAACTCAATTCCCTGTTGTCCCAAAATCATCTTCTATTTGCGTTCAAGCCCCagcagaaaaaggttttacaggATTCGCCATTGATTTCCTCATGGGTGGAGTTTCTGCAGCCGTATCAAAAACTGCTGCAGCTCCAATCGAACGTGTCAAGCTTTTGATTCAGAATCAAGATGAGATGATTAAGGCCGGTAGGTTATCTGAACCATATAAAGGCATTGGTGATTGTTTTGGTCGAACAATCAAGGATGAAGGTTTTGCTTCATTGTGGAGAGGAAACACAGCTAATGTCATTCGTTATTTCCCAACTCAG GCATTGAACTTTGCATTCAAAGATTACTTTAAGAGGCTTTTCAACTTCAGAAAAGATAGAGATGGTTACTGGAAATGGTTCGCAGGTAACTTGGCATCGGGAGGTGCAGCTGGTGCTTCTTCTCTCTTTTTTGTTTATTCGCTTGATTATGCGAGAACCCGTTTGGCAAATGATTCTAAGGCTGCAAAGAAGGGTGGAGGGAGGCAGTTTAATGGTTTGGTTGATGTCTACAAGAAGACATTAGCAACCGATGGTATTGGTGGCCTTTATCGAGGGTTTACTATTTCGTGTGTTGGAATTATCGTCTATCGTGGTTTGTACTTTGGGTTGTATGATTCTTTGAAGCCCGTCATTCTCACAGGAAAATTGCAG GATAGTTTCTTTGCTAGCTTTGCACTGGGTTGGGTGATCACAAACGGTGCTGGACTTGCATCGTATCCAATTGACACAGTACGTAGAAGAATGATGATGACATCTGGTGAAGCAGTCAAGTACAAGGGTTCCATGGATGCATTGACTCAGATCATGAAAAACGAGGGCGCAAAGTCTCTATTTAAGGGTGCTGGTGCCAACATTCTCCGAGCCATCGCAGGTGCTGGTGTGCTCTCTGGTTATGACAAATTGCAGCTGCTCGTCCTTGGAAAGAAGTACGGATCAGGTGGTGCTTAA